The Methylotuvimicrobium alcaliphilum 20Z genomic interval GTCTTTTCCAGTCAAGATGCTGAAGGCGCCACTCCAAAACAGATGGATATTGCGTTCTTGCGGCGACTCGAAGAACACACTGTCACCTCAATCAAGGAAAAAGTGCGAAAGAATCATGCCGCCCAAGGCTATTCTGGACCTGATCTCGACCTTCAAGCGGAGTCCGTCTTTGTTGAAGCGGGAGGCAATAAGTTAGCAGTAGTCCGACTTCGAGGATCCGACAATTCATTTTCTGTATTCCTACTTGGCATAGTCGGAAACGAACTAAGAAAGATCGCTTGCACCAGGACGCATCCAGACCCTATCCCGATCACCAGTGGTACTTGCTCAGAAAAGGTGAAAGAGGTATTCGGCGCTCGCATTGGTGGTCAGTAGAACGTGACATGCCATCCTCTTGCGCCCAAAGTCCCAACTCGGAAGTCCAACACGACGTCGCTCTGATTCCGCGCTGGCTTTGCAGAGTTTCTCTAAATCTTCGTCCTTGATTGTTTGGGCAAACAAGCATGTGGAGAAGTATATGCAGAAAAATGCGAGAAGTGTTTGTTTCATGGTATCTCATTAAAGTAAAGTGAATTTAGGTCAGCAGGTCAGTCTCACTCACCATACCCTAGAACTTTAAAATAACTGAACTCCGTGCAGCGGAATGTTAGGCCAGATGATGTACTCGAAATGGCGGATCATGCTAACCCGCCCTTGCGCTTCAGGGTTGCCAGCTCATCCAAGCAGTCGAAATTGGCTGAATTGTGATCAAGAGACGGTTTACAAAACCCATCCCACTCAGGTATTTTACTAGCCCACACTCGGTATTTATATAACTGTTCGGAATTCCGAACAGCTAAAAAATAACGTCGTAAAAAACGAAGTGTCTATCGTGTACGGTTTTCCGCTGCATGTCGGGGTATGTTACCTCAGCACTTAAGTTTTACTGACAATCCAGCTTTTGATCAACCCGGTTGCATGAACCGCATCGATCGAGTTATACCCCTGCTAATATCCTCGATAATTTGATTTCATCGCCCCAATTTTCAAAAAACACCCCTGTTGTTAGCTTAGCTATGAAAACTTGAATAGGGCCAATCTTTTTAGGTTTGCGTTGAATGACTGCTAATTGAATCCATGCCGATTTTTAGTGCAAGGCTTCGAACGTCAACTTTGGGTCGCTATGTTGAGCTTAACATAGCGACCCCTATGTGTAGTTCGAAACTATGTGTAAATTGTTAATACGACCTGGAAGAAAGATAGAATTCACCTGGGTTATGGCCAATATGAGAAAACCTTAGGTTCACATAGTTTTATCGGTGTCTTGAAGTAAAAATTTCAGTGACATCAGGAATTCTAGTGAATCGTATCCGACACTACTCAATAAGTTGGCTATTTGAGAGCCAATTAGCACCCTACCTCGAGATTTCCTGACTATCGCGATGCATGAAAAAGTCGGAATTAACAATGGGCTGATATTACCCAACCGATCGCAAGTTGATGCTACTTCTTCAAGCATTGAAATTATGTGAAGTTGCGTTCGACCTTATGCGACGGACACCAAGGTCTAGTCCTCAATGTAAATTTGCAACTCCACATAGTTTCGAACTACACATAGGGGTCGATTCCGGACAAAAAAATGCGGCCAAAAAGCCGCATTACAGAGGAAGGATATTTGAGCACAATCGCATCAACGATTGAGTTGCGCATATCCTACCTAATCCTCTCCTTCGCCGGAATGTGACGAATCGCCGCGCGGCAGACCGCCGCACTCCCACACGAAAAAACCGTCACCACCACGTCTAGGCATTACTCGATATATGTTTGGCAAACAACGTACTAATAAAATTCCGGGTAAATCAAAAAGTGTCGCAACTTGCGACACTTTTCCGTAGATAATGAATACGATACCTGCCCTAAAAATGGCTTTTGGTTTCTAATGCAGATTCGAGAAATGACGAGTGACCAGGAATAAGGCGTGACCATCGAACACCAACTACTTGCCCTCATCGCACAAGGCGAAAGCTTAACCCTCGAGTTCAAAACCTGCGCAAAGCGCCTAAACCGGGACGTCTATGAAACGGTTTGCGCTTTTCTGAACCGGCATGGCGGCACTTTGCTGCTCGGTGTCACCGATAGCGGCGACTTGGCCGGCGTCGATCCAGATTGCGTGGCGCATTCGCCCTTCCCGAAAAATCCCGTCATTGCCCGCTTTTTCCGGGAGATCGGCCGGGCCGATGAACTGGGTTCGGGCGTGCGTAATCTGCTTAAGTACAGCAAAGCCTATGGCGGCAAAGCGCCGGCGTTAGTGGAAGCCGATATTTTCCGAATTGCCATTGCCGTGCCCGAATCAAGCTTATCGACCGTATTATCGAATGCCGGACAAGCTACCGGACAAGTCACCGGACAAGTTGATGCCTGGTCCTCAACGTGCTGACAGCGTGCCGGACACCGAAAAAAAGCAGCGAAATACAAGACATTTCAGGGATTAAGCACCGCGAGACATTTCAGCGCAATTATCTGGATTATCTGCTGAAAGAAGATCTGTTAGCGCGGACGATTCCCGAGAAACCCAAAAGTCCCATGCAGCGCTATCAGACGACCGCTAAAGGGCAACAGTTATTACAGGGTATTTGATAAAAATGATATAAATCACACAAATGATTTATGTCCAATTATTGCGAAAGAAACAGAGCAACTCAGCCAATGATTGGCGGCAAAACGTCTCCAACTTTCATTTCCTAATACGATTGCCAAGCCTTCATGAACGCTAAGATAGACATAGAGGGGCAAACACTCGGCCAATATCTCGCAAGAATACCGAGGTTTTTACTAATGCCTTGGCCTAAGCTCAGTGTGTCGTTCTTTTATAGGTTTCTCGTTTAAAAAAGTGTCGCAACTTGCGACACTTTTCCGTAGGTAATGAATACGGATTCTTTCCTATCATACACAGTAGCGAACGCGATAAAAAATCAATACAAGTTCGATAAGGCAAAAATTCAGGCATTTATTCGATCAATAAGCCACTTATCAGCGCAAAACACTAGTTGCATTGCGATCGATAAGCTTTATACTGGACACAAAATGAAACAAAATCGAACACAAATGACAAGTAAAACTAAAGTAATCGCTGTCGCAAATCACAAGGGCGGGTGCGGTAAAACCACAACGGTCGTCAATCTGGCGTCAGAGCTGGCGAAAATGGAACTTTCCGTACTGGTGATCGATCTCGACCCGCAAGCCAACGCCAGCCTGCACATCGGCAAAAAGCACCCGAGCGAAGTCCCGGTTACCTGCGCGGAACTGCTGTTGTCGGAGGTCGAGAAACTGCCGCAATCGATCTACGATGACACTAACATCGAAGGCGTATCTCTGATCTACGGCTCGCTCAATCTCGGCAAGGCCGAAGACGAATTGAAGGATGAAGCCCCTCGGCCTTCCGAAGAACTACGCGAAAAAATAAATCACCTTCACGGTATCTACGACGTCATCCTGATCGATTGCCCGCCCAGCCTGAAACTACTCACTAGCAACGCATTGGCCGCCGCCACGCATTTAATCATTCCGATCGAGTCCGGTTCCCAGTATGGGATGTACGGCGTTACTGATTTAATAAGGCTAGTCGAAAAAATCAGGCGCATCAATCCAGAGTTGGAATTGATCGGCGCTTTATTGATCCGTCACGACGCACGGCAAACGGTTTGCAAACTGATCGAAGCTTCGGCCAAGGAGCAAATCGGCAAACTCATCGATGTTCGCATATCGACCAGCACTAAGGTCAATCAGTCCGCGATAGCGCAAACGAGCGTTCATGACATAGACCGAACCTGCAAAGTCTCACGCGAGTTTAAACGGCTGGCCGACGTGATCGCCAAACAACTCAATCTTGTATAAGGAACCGGCTCAGTGGCTAAAGACATTAAAAAAATGCTGGAGAAAAAGCTGCAGGAGAACACGCAGCGTCATGCCTCGGCGGAACAATCCGTCAATTTTGATCAAGGCCGGGAATTGGTCTCGGTTCTGGTCGGAAAGATCGAACCGAACCCGTACCAGCCCCGACGCATTTTCCCGCAAGACGAGTTAGACAAATTGGCCCAGTCGATCGCCGAAGTTGGTTTGCTGGAGCCGATCTTGCTCAGGAAAACCGGCGACGGCTATCAAATCGCCGCCGGCGAGCGCCGCTGGCGGGCACATAAGCAAATCGAGCGGCGCCATATCGATGCAGTGGTCATGGTGATATCCGATAGCGATATGGCGGTATTCGCGCTGGCAGAAAATATCGACCGTGAGGATCTGAGCGATTACGAAATCGGCATCGCCCTGAAGCAAGTCGAAAAAGCCTTTCCGACCAAGAAAAAGCTGGCAGAGTCGCTAGGGCTTAACCGCCAGGATATGTACCGCTATTACGCTTATGACGACCTACCCGCATTTATTATAGAGGACCTTAACAAGAATCCGCGTTTATTGTCGAGATCGGCGGCCAATGACATCAAGCGGCTTTTGAACGAGAACAAGGATCATCCGGCTGTCAGCGATTATTTGGCGGAAGCGTGGGATTTGCTGCTGAGCAGCGACCTGGACCAAACCAAGATCGCGGCCTATGTCGCACGCAAGCTCAAGGGTCACGAAACCAGAGACAGTCACATCCAGGACGCGCATAACTTGATCAGGGACGGCAAGAAGGTCGGCAATATCGCCAGGACCGAAAAGCACATCACCGTAAAGCTAAATGCAAGCGTCTTGAACGCCGAACAAGAGCAGAAGCTGAAGGATTTCCTCGAAGACCTGGTCCAAAGCGGAGAGTGAGGATTTTTCCAAAACGCCATGAAAAAGTGTCGCAACTTGCGACACTTTTTACATCACCATACCTTCTCCTATTTACCGACGGCAAGCGCAGAAAGCATCCGACCGATTAGCGGATTCAACAAAAAATACCCTCATCATTCGCCGGCCGGTGAATAAATCACACAAACGGCGTGACTCGATCACCGCCTTTTCTTCCGGAAATCGGGAT includes:
- a CDS encoding ATP-binding protein — translated: MTIEHQLLALIAQGESLTLEFKTCAKRLNRDVYETVCAFLNRHGGTLLLGVTDSGDLAGVDPDCVAHSPFPKNPVIARFFREIGRADELGSGVRNLLKYSKAYGGKAPALVEADIFRIAIAVPESSLSTVLSNAGQATGQVTGQVDAWSSTC
- a CDS encoding Fic family protein, with the protein product MLTACRTPKKSSEIQDISGIKHRETFQRNYLDYLLKEDLLARTIPEKPKSPMQRYQTTAKGQQLLQGI
- a CDS encoding ParA family protein, coding for MTSKTKVIAVANHKGGCGKTTTVVNLASELAKMELSVLVIDLDPQANASLHIGKKHPSEVPVTCAELLLSEVEKLPQSIYDDTNIEGVSLIYGSLNLGKAEDELKDEAPRPSEELREKINHLHGIYDVILIDCPPSLKLLTSNALAAATHLIIPIESGSQYGMYGVTDLIRLVEKIRRINPELELIGALLIRHDARQTVCKLIEASAKEQIGKLIDVRISTSTKVNQSAIAQTSVHDIDRTCKVSREFKRLADVIAKQLNLV
- a CDS encoding ParB/RepB/Spo0J family partition protein, encoding MAKDIKKMLEKKLQENTQRHASAEQSVNFDQGRELVSVLVGKIEPNPYQPRRIFPQDELDKLAQSIAEVGLLEPILLRKTGDGYQIAAGERRWRAHKQIERRHIDAVVMVISDSDMAVFALAENIDREDLSDYEIGIALKQVEKAFPTKKKLAESLGLNRQDMYRYYAYDDLPAFIIEDLNKNPRLLSRSAANDIKRLLNENKDHPAVSDYLAEAWDLLLSSDLDQTKIAAYVARKLKGHETRDSHIQDAHNLIRDGKKVGNIARTEKHITVKLNASVLNAEQEQKLKDFLEDLVQSGE